A single genomic interval of Spinacia oleracea cultivar Varoflay chromosome 6, BTI_SOV_V1, whole genome shotgun sequence harbors:
- the LOC110790352 gene encoding uncharacterized protein isoform X1: MSYQNKGFWMSKDGGCLTDGELTCDSTSRNEPKRSHQWFIDTGEAGYLPNKKQAVEVPGSSSFSGIPASTLSPWGSVAGFNSVPSQFTEQLFDTDAIKSISFDERNITSVGMGSLDMGRKVMDDPFGNSSSFGLSTSHSLEDPKSGINYSGIRKVKVSEVRDPENLLPLCTGPSYARESDGPISAAQDYDKGDDSGISMGLIYGPEVENIVTVGDSCGREDEDFISISQSFDKVACNTMATSYKADGSTISMVNTFNESDCNIMPVGEDFSKGDNNVTSLENLSKGDNMISICHTYKGDSSISVTNNYNKGADIITTTASSNNKCESHALSTGHPFNKGSSNIISFGGYNDDDDDANASGRLLCNYDLLVVQPSIQRSDTLNQKDVTVSNATAAIDSAQVIVSGAESIFRKKEDIKSTKKTPPNNFPSNVRSLLSTGILDEVPVKYVAWSREKELRGIIKGSGYLCGCQSCNFSKVINAYEFERHAGCKTKHPNNHIYFENGKTIYGIVQELRNTQQNMLFDVIQTITGSPINQKSFRLWKDSFLAATRELQRIYGKDERNQSS, encoded by the exons ATG TCTTACCAGAATAAGGGGTTTTGGATGTCGAAGGATGGTGGGTGTTTAACTGATGGGGAGTTAACTTGTGATAGTACTTCTAGAAATGAACCAAAGCGCTCGCACCAATGGTTTATAGATACTGGCGAGGCGGGGTATTTACCAAACAAGAAGCAAGCTGTAGAAGTTCCCGGTAGCAGTTCATTTTCCGGAATACCTGCCTCAACACTCTCTCCTTGGGGAAGTGTGGCTGGATTTAACTCTGTTCCTAGTCAGTTCACTGAACAATTGTTTGATACTGACGCTATTAAATCTATTAGTTTTGATGAGAGAAATATTACGTCTGTTGGTATGGGTAGTTTGGATATGGGAAGAAAGGTTATGGATGATCCATTTGGGAATAGTTCCTCATTTGGTCTGTCTACGTCTCATTCATTGGAAGATCCTAAGTCAGGAATTAACTATAGTGGGATCAGGAAAGTTAAAGTTAGTGAAGTAAGAGATCCCGAGAACCTCCTGCCATTGTGTACGGGACCTTCCTATGCTAGAGAATCCGATGGACCTATTTCAGCTGCTCAGGATTATGACAAGGGGGATGATAGTGGGATATCTATGGGTCTGATATATGGTCCAGAGGTGGAAAATATTGTAACAGTTGGGGACTCTTGTGGTAGGGAAGATGAAGATTTCATATCAATTAGCCAATCTTTTGATAAAGTTGCATGCAACACAATGGCAACTTCTTATAAGGCTGATGGCAGCACTATATCAATGGTGAATACATTTAATGAATCTGATTGTAATATCATGCCAGTGGGTGAGGACTTTAGTAAGGGGGATAACAATGTCACTTCTTTAGAAAACCTCAGCAAAGGGGACAATATGATCTCCATATGTCATACATATAAAGGTGATAGCTCCATCTCAGTGACTAACAACTACAACAAAGGGGCTGACATCATCACCACAACTGCTTCATCTAACAACAAATGTGAAAGCCACGCGTTATCCACGGGTCACCCTTTCAACAAGGGAAGCAGTAACATAATATCCTTTGGTGGCtacaatgatgatgatgatgatgcaaaTGCTTCAGGGAGACTCCTATGCAATTATGACTTGCTAGTCGTCCAGCCTTCAATTCAGAGGTCTGACACATTAAACCAAAAGGATGTGACTGTCTCGAATGCTACTGCAGCTATAGATTCTGCTCAGGTTATAGTTTCTGGAGCAGAAAGTATCTTCAGGAAGAAAGAGGATATTAAATCAACAAAGAAGACACCTCCCAACAATTTTCCTTCTAATGTGAGAAGTTTGCTTTCCACTGGTATTTTGGATGAGGTTCCTGTGAAGTACGTTGCTTGGTCACGAGAG AAGGAGCTCCGTGGTATCATAAAAGGTTCTGGATACCTTTGTGGATGTCAGTCATGCAACTTTTCTAAG GTTATTAATGCTTATGAGTTTGAGCGTCATGCTGGTTGCAAAACTAAACACCCCAACAATCATATTTACTTTGAGAACGGGAAAACCATTTATGGGATTGTTCAAGAGCTTAGGAACACTCAACAGAATATGCTGTTTGATGTTATACAAACAATAACAGGTTCACCCATCAATCAAAAATCATTCAGGCTTTGGAAAG ATTCTTTCCTGGCTGCGACCCGGGAACTGCAGCGCATTTATGGTAAGGATGAGCGGAATCAGTCTTCATAA
- the LOC110790352 gene encoding uncharacterized protein isoform X2, with product MSYQNKGFWMSKDGGCLTDGELTCDSTSRNEPKRSHQWFIDTGEAGYLPNKKQAVEVPGSSSFSGIPASTLSPWGSVAGFNSVPSQFTEQLFDTDAIKSISFDERNITSVGMGSLDMGRKVMDDPFGNSSSFGLSTSHSLEDPKSGINYSGIRKVKVSEVRDPENLLPLCTGPSYARESDGPISAAQDYDKGDDSGISMGLIYGPEVENIVTVGDSCGREDEDFISISQSFDKVACNTMATSYKADGSTISMVNTFNESDCNIMPVGEDFSKGDNNVTSLENLSKGDNMISICHTYKGDSSISVTNNYNKGADIITTTASSNNKCESHALSTGHPFNKGSSNIISFGGYNDDDDDANASGRLLCNYDLLVVQPSIQRSDTLNQKDVTVSNATAAIDSAQVIVSGAESIFRKKEDIKSTKKTPPNNFPSNVRSLLSTGILDEVPVKYVAWSREELRGIIKGSGYLCGCQSCNFSKVINAYEFERHAGCKTKHPNNHIYFENGKTIYGIVQELRNTQQNMLFDVIQTITGSPINQKSFRLWKDSFLAATRELQRIYGKDERNQSS from the exons ATG TCTTACCAGAATAAGGGGTTTTGGATGTCGAAGGATGGTGGGTGTTTAACTGATGGGGAGTTAACTTGTGATAGTACTTCTAGAAATGAACCAAAGCGCTCGCACCAATGGTTTATAGATACTGGCGAGGCGGGGTATTTACCAAACAAGAAGCAAGCTGTAGAAGTTCCCGGTAGCAGTTCATTTTCCGGAATACCTGCCTCAACACTCTCTCCTTGGGGAAGTGTGGCTGGATTTAACTCTGTTCCTAGTCAGTTCACTGAACAATTGTTTGATACTGACGCTATTAAATCTATTAGTTTTGATGAGAGAAATATTACGTCTGTTGGTATGGGTAGTTTGGATATGGGAAGAAAGGTTATGGATGATCCATTTGGGAATAGTTCCTCATTTGGTCTGTCTACGTCTCATTCATTGGAAGATCCTAAGTCAGGAATTAACTATAGTGGGATCAGGAAAGTTAAAGTTAGTGAAGTAAGAGATCCCGAGAACCTCCTGCCATTGTGTACGGGACCTTCCTATGCTAGAGAATCCGATGGACCTATTTCAGCTGCTCAGGATTATGACAAGGGGGATGATAGTGGGATATCTATGGGTCTGATATATGGTCCAGAGGTGGAAAATATTGTAACAGTTGGGGACTCTTGTGGTAGGGAAGATGAAGATTTCATATCAATTAGCCAATCTTTTGATAAAGTTGCATGCAACACAATGGCAACTTCTTATAAGGCTGATGGCAGCACTATATCAATGGTGAATACATTTAATGAATCTGATTGTAATATCATGCCAGTGGGTGAGGACTTTAGTAAGGGGGATAACAATGTCACTTCTTTAGAAAACCTCAGCAAAGGGGACAATATGATCTCCATATGTCATACATATAAAGGTGATAGCTCCATCTCAGTGACTAACAACTACAACAAAGGGGCTGACATCATCACCACAACTGCTTCATCTAACAACAAATGTGAAAGCCACGCGTTATCCACGGGTCACCCTTTCAACAAGGGAAGCAGTAACATAATATCCTTTGGTGGCtacaatgatgatgatgatgatgcaaaTGCTTCAGGGAGACTCCTATGCAATTATGACTTGCTAGTCGTCCAGCCTTCAATTCAGAGGTCTGACACATTAAACCAAAAGGATGTGACTGTCTCGAATGCTACTGCAGCTATAGATTCTGCTCAGGTTATAGTTTCTGGAGCAGAAAGTATCTTCAGGAAGAAAGAGGATATTAAATCAACAAAGAAGACACCTCCCAACAATTTTCCTTCTAATGTGAGAAGTTTGCTTTCCACTGGTATTTTGGATGAGGTTCCTGTGAAGTACGTTGCTTGGTCACGAGAG GAGCTCCGTGGTATCATAAAAGGTTCTGGATACCTTTGTGGATGTCAGTCATGCAACTTTTCTAAG GTTATTAATGCTTATGAGTTTGAGCGTCATGCTGGTTGCAAAACTAAACACCCCAACAATCATATTTACTTTGAGAACGGGAAAACCATTTATGGGATTGTTCAAGAGCTTAGGAACACTCAACAGAATATGCTGTTTGATGTTATACAAACAATAACAGGTTCACCCATCAATCAAAAATCATTCAGGCTTTGGAAAG ATTCTTTCCTGGCTGCGACCCGGGAACTGCAGCGCATTTATGGTAAGGATGAGCGGAATCAGTCTTCATAA
- the LOC110790347 gene encoding uncharacterized protein has product MVPGTTEIKTATEQEKAKATVLIRHYLHDSLKTEYLMVENPKELWDSLKERYGHHKRVLLSKAQFDWTNLRFQDFKCVSEYNSTLFKIVSLLRYCDQAVTEDQMIEKTLSTFHANNILLQQQYRERGFKRYSELISLLLVAEQNNDLLLKNHNLRPTGSMAFNEANAVESSNPPEANVAHRGGRGRFNHRGRGRGNHRGRGRGRGRGYLGPRNNNHKGHQQGNQKHNPSKEKDTCFRCGMTGHWGKTCRTAKHLVDLYQASIKGKGKVAEANYVDEENPSGPSFDVSDFFNDNPDSGNDLIFGDNSNI; this is encoded by the coding sequence ATGGTTCCAGGCACCACAGAAATCAAAACTGCCACCGAGCAGGAAAAGGCCAAAGCCACAGTCCTCATAAGGCATTATTTACATGATAGCCTGAAAACTGAATATCTGATGGTGGAGAATCCCAAAGAGTTGTGGGATAGTCTTAAAGAAAGATATGGACACCATAAAAGGGTGCTCCTGTCAAAGGCTCAATTTGACTGGACTAATCTGAGGTTCCAGGATTTTAAATGTGTTAGTGAATATAATTCCACGTTATTCAAAATTGTATCATTGCTAAGATACTGTGATCAAGCGGTCACAGAAGATCAAATGATAGAGAAAACTCTCTCCACCTTTCATGCGAATAATATTCTATTGCAACAGCAATACCGAGAGAGGGGCTTTAAGAGATATTCTGAGCTGATTTCTCTATTGTTGGTTGCTGAACAGAATAATGATCTTCTGTTAAAGAACCATAATCTTAGACCAACTGGGTCTATGGCATTCAATGAAGCGAATGCCGTTGAAAGCTCAAACCCACCCGAGGCAAATGTTGCCCATAGAGGTGGACGTGGAAGATTTAACCACCGCGGTAGAGGACGCGGAAACCACCGTGGCCGTGGTCGTGGTCGTGGCAGGGGTTATCTGGGCCCTAGAAATAATAATCACAAAGGGCATCAACAAGGAAATCAAAAGCACAACCCCTCAAAAGAGAAAGACACATGTTTTAGATGTGGCATGACTGGCCATTGGGGGAAAACATGCCGTACTGCAAAACATTTGGTAGATCTGTACCAAGCCTCCATAAAAGGCAAAGGAAAAGTTGCTGAGGCAAATTACGTAGATGAGGAAAATCCCTCAGGGCCAAGCTTTGATGTATCTGATTTCTTCAATGATAATCCTGACAGTGGCAATGATCTGATATTTGGGGATAATAGTAACATATAA